A genomic segment from Desulfurispirillum indicum S5 encodes:
- the cas6f gene encoding type I-F CRISPR-associated endoribonuclease Cas6/Csy4: MDSYIEIRILPDQEFEATTLMSTVFAKLHRALVESGRSDIGVSFPEAGKTPGALLRLHGSLAALESIMTLSWLTGLQDYTQTSGILQVPAQAAYVQVARVQSKMTASRIRRALKRGSLSEERALELLQSRDQLNQPFFRLLSASTAQKFPLFIEQRNAEKAGKQSVYSAYGLSVGGSTVPWF, from the coding sequence ATGGATTCGTATATTGAGATCCGTATTCTGCCTGACCAGGAGTTTGAAGCCACTACCCTGATGAGTACGGTCTTTGCAAAACTCCATCGCGCATTGGTGGAATCGGGAAGAAGTGATATAGGTGTCAGTTTTCCAGAGGCGGGTAAAACCCCAGGCGCTTTACTACGCTTGCATGGGAGCCTTGCAGCCCTTGAAAGCATCATGACACTTTCATGGCTGACGGGACTTCAGGACTATACACAAACTTCAGGTATCTTGCAGGTGCCAGCGCAGGCAGCATATGTGCAAGTAGCGCGTGTACAGTCTAAGATGACCGCTTCCAGAATTAGACGAGCACTGAAGCGAGGATCACTCTCTGAAGAAAGAGCCCTGGAACTTTTGCAATCTCGAGACCAGCTTAACCAGCCTTTTTTTCGTCTGTTAAGCGCATCTACTGCACAAAAATTTCCGCTTTTCATAGAGCAGAGAAATGCAGAGAAAGCAGGCAAGCAGAGTGTATATTCGGCTTACGGGTTGAGTGTAGGCGGAAGCACGGTCCCATGGTTTTGA
- the csy3 gene encoding type I-F CRISPR-associated protein Csy3, with the protein MAKLEASVLAFERKLANSDALMYAGNWDERDQSNSWEAIKIQEKAVRGTISNRLKTANEQDPTKLNQKIESPNPQIVDVAALPFEKDTLKLSFTLRILGDLSTPSACNNPDYQEALASKINQYIEEHGFGELASRYAENLANGRFLWRNRVGAEQVEVRIKHLDQEWVFDSHDFNLRQFSSNNSGLNPLTEVIKKGLTSESYVLLTVHAFVKLGQGQEVFPSQELILDKGKGDKSKVLYQVDGVAALHSQKVGNALRTIDTWYPDAGDLGPIAVEPYGSVTNRGKAYRQPTDKMDFYNLLDNWIGKDKTPDVKQQHYVIATLIRGGVFGKAD; encoded by the coding sequence ATGGCAAAATTAGAAGCAAGTGTACTGGCTTTTGAACGCAAACTCGCCAACTCCGATGCCTTGATGTATGCCGGAAACTGGGATGAGCGTGACCAAAGCAACTCCTGGGAAGCAATCAAAATTCAGGAAAAAGCGGTTCGTGGCACCATATCCAATAGACTTAAAACAGCAAATGAGCAGGATCCAACCAAATTAAACCAAAAAATTGAAAGCCCAAACCCACAAATTGTTGACGTTGCAGCTCTACCCTTTGAAAAAGACACCCTAAAACTCAGCTTCACGCTGCGTATTCTGGGTGATCTCAGCACTCCCTCAGCGTGCAACAACCCCGATTACCAAGAAGCACTCGCAAGTAAGATCAACCAGTACATTGAGGAGCATGGATTTGGTGAGTTGGCTTCGCGCTATGCAGAAAATCTCGCGAATGGACGTTTTCTCTGGCGCAACCGCGTTGGTGCTGAGCAAGTTGAAGTTCGCATTAAACATCTGGATCAAGAATGGGTTTTCGATAGCCACGACTTCAACCTGCGCCAGTTCAGCTCAAACAACTCAGGGCTTAATCCCCTGACAGAAGTCATAAAAAAGGGATTAACCAGTGAAAGTTATGTGCTTTTAACCGTTCATGCATTTGTGAAACTGGGTCAGGGGCAAGAAGTCTTTCCTTCTCAGGAACTGATTCTTGACAAGGGTAAAGGCGACAAGAGTAAAGTCCTTTATCAAGTAGATGGCGTGGCGGCGCTTCACTCGCAGAAAGTTGGTAATGCACTTCGCACGATTGACACCTGGTATCCAGATGCCGGTGACCTTGGCCCAATTGCTGTTGAACCCTATGGCTCAGTCACCAACCGTGGCAAAGCCTATCGCCAACCTACTGATAAAATGGACTTTTATAATCTGCTGGATAATTGGATCGGCAAAGATAAAACACCCGATGTTAAACAACAACATTACGTCATAGCTACCCTGATTCGCGGTGGAGTATTTGGTAAAGCTGACTAA
- the csy2 gene encoding type I-F CRISPR-associated protein Csy2 produces MKSLLILKRLRIENANAISGMTWGFPAITNFLGLTHALSRFTQERQGVSLGGCGVICHWHQVKAYQPGGRGEYVFGLTRNPLVQDKKNKDKWTTPPFNEEGKMHLEVSLLIECDFRPKKLNFNTGNPDEDAELFSRQIQEKLLTLRLAGGIIQSIQEVRFETLPETTEDQQKWTRKKLLKLLPGFALVDRSELLTEHFQQLKEQHPEAELLDAWLDFAALKYQAQPDPDSEELTEKTPAIWELQPKPAEGWLVPIMTGYQSISPLYEPGEVAHTRDPSVPFRFVESAYGIGQWLSPHRINKLEYLIWRYYQKDDCYLGINHYQPEAPI; encoded by the coding sequence ATGAAGTCCCTGCTGATATTGAAACGCCTGCGCATAGAAAATGCCAATGCAATCTCAGGTATGACCTGGGGTTTTCCCGCCATCACCAACTTTCTGGGCTTAACCCATGCCCTGTCTCGCTTCACACAAGAGAGGCAAGGAGTGTCTTTGGGTGGCTGCGGCGTGATTTGCCATTGGCATCAGGTCAAGGCCTATCAACCTGGGGGCAGAGGGGAGTATGTCTTCGGACTCACCCGCAATCCTTTAGTCCAAGACAAAAAAAATAAAGATAAGTGGACTACCCCTCCTTTCAATGAAGAAGGCAAAATGCATCTGGAAGTCAGCCTCCTGATAGAATGCGATTTCAGGCCCAAAAAGCTTAACTTCAACACAGGAAACCCAGACGAGGATGCAGAACTCTTTTCACGACAGATTCAGGAAAAACTACTGACCCTTCGATTGGCAGGCGGAATCATTCAAAGCATTCAAGAGGTTCGTTTTGAGACCCTGCCGGAAACAACTGAAGATCAACAGAAGTGGACGCGCAAAAAGCTACTCAAACTACTGCCCGGTTTTGCTCTGGTTGACCGCAGCGAACTGCTGACAGAACATTTCCAACAGCTTAAAGAGCAGCATCCAGAGGCAGAGCTTCTGGATGCCTGGCTGGACTTTGCTGCCTTAAAGTACCAGGCCCAGCCTGACCCGGATTCTGAAGAGCTGACGGAAAAGACCCCAGCCATCTGGGAGCTGCAGCCCAAACCTGCTGAAGGCTGGCTGGTACCGATTATGACCGGCTATCAGTCCATTTCACCACTCTACGAACCTGGCGAGGTGGCTCACACACGCGACCCCTCAGTGCCTTTTCGCTTTGTTGAATCAGCCTACGGCATTGGCCAATGGCTCAGCCCTCACCGCATCAATAAACTGGAATACCTGATCTGGCGTTATTACCAAAAAGATGACTGTTATCTGGGTATTAATCACTACCAACCCGAAGCACCTATTTAA
- a CDS encoding IS3 family transposase, with protein MEPGHKNLSIRMQCKLLGISHSTYYYQSRSSALEESDLEILKVVLRVLQDIPTFGYRKIAIQLNEEHDMAVSSKQVRRIMHKHGLRAIYPKPNLSRANKQHKKYPYLLRGLNIWLPNQVWATDITYLKLGAKTVYLTAIIDLFSRKVLSWRISNTMDTCFCLEALDEAIRRYGVPGIFNTDQGSQYSSEAFTQRLKSHGIRISMDGKGRALDNVYVERLWRSVKYENIYIKCYENMTELKEGVKRYFTFYNSRRFHQSLDYRTPDKMYMSVFRIKEEKLAA; from the coding sequence ATAGAGCCAGGCCATAAAAACCTGAGCATACGGATGCAGTGCAAGTTGCTTGGCATCAGCCACTCGACCTACTATTACCAGTCACGTTCGTCGGCGCTGGAGGAATCTGATCTTGAAATACTGAAGGTTGTTCTCAGGGTGCTGCAAGACATTCCCACCTTCGGTTATCGCAAGATAGCCATACAGCTCAATGAGGAACATGATATGGCCGTGAGTTCCAAACAGGTGCGGCGCATTATGCACAAGCATGGGCTGCGTGCGATTTACCCCAAACCCAATCTTTCACGGGCCAACAAGCAGCACAAGAAGTATCCGTACTTGCTGCGAGGATTGAATATCTGGCTTCCCAACCAGGTTTGGGCCACTGATATCACGTACTTGAAGCTTGGCGCCAAGACGGTGTACCTGACAGCTATCATAGATCTGTTCAGCCGCAAAGTACTGAGCTGGCGCATCTCCAACACCATGGATACCTGCTTTTGCCTCGAAGCACTGGATGAAGCCATCAGACGCTATGGAGTCCCTGGGATATTCAACACCGACCAGGGAAGCCAATATAGCTCAGAGGCATTTACGCAAAGACTCAAGAGTCACGGCATCAGAATCAGCATGGACGGCAAAGGCAGAGCCCTTGACAATGTCTACGTAGAGCGCCTTTGGCGCAGTGTGAAATACGAAAACATCTATATCAAATGCTATGAGAACATGACCGAACTCAAGGAAGGAGTAAAGCGATACTTCACCTTCTACAATAGCAGAAGGTTTCATCAGTCTCTTGACTACAGAACACCAGACAAAATGTACATGTCAGTATTTAGAATAAAGGAGGAAAAGCTTGCGGCATAG
- a CDS encoding transposase, protein MTIVQRKTFTNEFKAKVALEALREEKTVQELAQEYEVHPQQIKEWKKRALEAMPDIFDRPNKKKGKDKEDRNVDALYKQIGMLQVEKDFLKKKYVQLYGHEPKMP, encoded by the coding sequence GTGACTATAGTGCAACGTAAGACATTTACCAATGAGTTCAAAGCCAAGGTAGCCCTTGAGGCGCTGCGTGAAGAAAAGACTGTTCAGGAGCTGGCTCAGGAGTATGAGGTTCATCCCCAGCAGATCAAGGAGTGGAAGAAGCGTGCTCTGGAAGCCATGCCTGATATATTCGATCGTCCCAACAAGAAGAAGGGCAAGGACAAAGAGGATCGCAATGTTGACGCCCTTTACAAGCAAATTGGCATGCTTCAGGTTGAGAAGGACTTCCTAAAAAAAAAGTATGTGCAACTCTACGGTCACGAGCCAAAAATGCCATAG
- the csy1 gene encoding type I-F CRISPR-associated protein Csy1 has product MQEQETTLADKVLDYISNRLSDKLELNDKEVEKARAVADQDQLEQLQAMRNKLIKPENWLTDASKRAKQISRATHAAKYTHSDTRSSGVLFSEESAKLQKNNYLTSASVSGLEVDFVGNAAVFYVAILLKLEANGVMLLDEIAKGQSPTLEALSQTDEQYQEWLEGFKAALQDKQVQSGQLTKQVYFPLGNSNYHLISPLYASSLAHQLHQKITSAFFSDETKRARKAREKGLYDPQTLVFFPNLAVQAFGGTKPQNISQLNTQRYGKGYLLSCQPPSWTAQDFLPRKGQEAFWKELTHRTWSLTKRLQKHLAISFQRSSTLAIRQKREQLVDDLIDQLLQLAAEIQSKKKNAGWSLDSDLPFAEQLYNGPSKSDRGLSLAKSSEVA; this is encoded by the coding sequence ATGCAAGAGCAGGAAACAACACTGGCTGATAAGGTTCTTGATTACATCAGTAACCGGCTGAGTGACAAATTGGAATTAAACGACAAGGAAGTGGAAAAAGCCAGAGCCGTAGCCGACCAAGACCAGCTGGAACAATTGCAAGCCATGCGCAATAAATTGATCAAACCTGAAAACTGGCTTACTGATGCATCTAAACGAGCTAAACAGATCAGCAGAGCGACTCATGCAGCCAAATACACCCACTCAGACACTCGTAGTTCGGGAGTTCTTTTTTCAGAAGAATCAGCAAAGCTCCAAAAAAATAACTACCTAACCTCAGCTTCCGTCTCTGGTTTAGAAGTTGACTTTGTTGGCAATGCCGCAGTATTTTATGTCGCCATACTTTTAAAGCTAGAAGCCAATGGAGTCATGCTGCTAGATGAAATTGCCAAGGGCCAGAGCCCAACCCTTGAAGCTTTGAGTCAAACTGATGAGCAGTACCAGGAGTGGCTGGAAGGCTTCAAGGCAGCACTTCAGGATAAACAGGTTCAGTCCGGCCAGTTGACCAAGCAAGTCTATTTTCCATTAGGAAATAGCAACTACCACTTGATCAGCCCGCTTTATGCCAGTTCCCTTGCACATCAGCTTCATCAGAAAATCACCTCAGCCTTCTTTTCTGATGAAACCAAAAGAGCCCGTAAAGCGCGCGAGAAAGGACTTTACGACCCTCAAACCCTAGTGTTTTTTCCCAACCTGGCTGTCCAGGCCTTTGGTGGCACCAAACCTCAGAATATTTCGCAGCTCAACACACAACGCTATGGTAAGGGCTACCTTTTATCCTGCCAGCCGCCCTCTTGGACAGCTCAAGACTTTTTGCCCCGAAAAGGGCAGGAAGCTTTCTGGAAAGAGTTGACGCACCGCACCTGGTCGCTGACCAAACGCCTGCAAAAGCATTTAGCCATCAGCTTTCAACGCAGTAGCACGCTGGCTATTCGACAGAAACGAGAACAGCTTGTGGATGACCTGATTGACCAGCTCCTCCAACTGGCTGCTGAAATTCAAAGCAAAAAAAAGAACGCAGGCTGGAGCCTTGATTCTGATTTACCTTTTGCTGAACAGCTCTATAATGGGCCCAGTAAATCGGACAGGGGTTTAAGTTTGGCAAAGTCATCGGAAGTGGCGTAG
- a CDS encoding IS3 family transposase, with protein MRMQCKLLGISHSTYYYQSRSSALEESDLEILKVVLRVLQDIPTFGYRKIAIQLNEEHDMAVSSKQVRRIMHKHGLRAIYPKPNLSRANKQHKKYPYLLRGLNIWLPNQVWATDITYLKLGAKTVYLTAIIDLFSRKVLSWRISNTMDTCFCLEALDEAIRRYGVPGIFNTDQGSQYSSEAFTQRLKSHGIRISMDGKGRALDNVYVERLWRSVKYENIYIKCYENMTELKEGVKRYFTFYNSRRFHQSLDYRTPDKMYMSVFRIKEEKLAA; from the coding sequence ATACGGATGCAGTGCAAGTTGCTTGGCATCAGCCACTCGACCTACTATTACCAGTCACGTTCGTCGGCGCTGGAGGAATCTGATCTTGAAATACTGAAGGTTGTTCTCAGGGTGCTGCAAGACATTCCCACCTTCGGTTATCGCAAGATAGCCATACAGCTCAATGAGGAACATGATATGGCCGTGAGTTCCAAACAGGTGCGGCGCATTATGCACAAGCATGGGCTGCGTGCGATTTACCCCAAACCCAATCTTTCACGGGCCAACAAGCAGCACAAGAAGTATCCGTACTTGCTGCGAGGATTGAATATCTGGCTTCCCAACCAGGTTTGGGCCACTGATATCACGTACTTGAAGCTTGGCGCCAAGACGGTGTACCTGACAGCTATCATAGATCTGTTCAGCCGCAAAGTACTGAGCTGGCGCATCTCCAACACCATGGATACCTGCTTTTGCCTCGAAGCACTGGATGAAGCCATCAGACGCTATGGAGTCCCTGGGATATTCAACACCGACCAGGGAAGCCAATATAGCTCAGAGGCATTTACGCAAAGACTCAAGAGTCACGGCATCAGAATCAGCATGGACGGCAAAGGCAGAGCCCTTGACAATGTCTACGTAGAGCGCCTTTGGCGCAGTGTGAAATACGAAAACATCTATATCAAATGCTATGAGAACATGACCGAACTCAAGGAAGGAGTAAAGCGATACTTCACCTTCTACAATAGCAGAAGGTTTCATCAGTCTCTTGACTACAGAACACCAGACAAAATGTACATGTCAGTATTTAGAATAAAGGAGGAAAAGCTTGCGGCATAG
- the cas3f gene encoding type I-F CRISPR-associated helicase Cas3f has product MDKLLVGSQAVKELYDQGKHDPENPKKPISVLEKTGSESAQDMIDPDLHVHYEGLLDENVSNWLKASPKLLQLVSAPVLISTIDYLMPATEGARGGRQIAPMLRLMTSDLVLDEPDDFGLEDLPALCRLVHWAGLLGSRVLLSSATLPPSLVEALFSAYKAGRCSYLQARGEPSEQSNVIPCAWFDEFNSTSHTLSNEQDFAVAHNDFVTSRIKELVKKQQKEAPLRWGQLLDVSSESLSSEKVAQSLADSFQRALLELHDQHKQPSGGKAAGKEVSFGLIRMANINPLVAVAQKLFAKPLPENYRLHFCVYHGQYPLLIRSRIEKFLDEILNRNEPEKVWENPMIADALKQGNETQHIFIVLGSAVTEVGRDHDYDWAIAEPSSMRSLIQLAGRIQRHRQNAPQHPNLLIPRKNFKALQNKKPAYSKPGFESQDFPLLSHDLEVILEESQYKHINATPRLLRRKNHTPASNLVDLEHEHLAAKLFGSEKQAEYKVGPVVQTYFEEV; this is encoded by the coding sequence ATGGACAAGCTCTTAGTCGGTTCCCAAGCAGTAAAAGAGCTTTATGATCAGGGAAAACATGACCCAGAAAATCCCAAAAAACCTATATCTGTTTTGGAGAAAACAGGTAGCGAGTCAGCCCAGGACATGATTGATCCAGACTTGCATGTCCACTATGAGGGTCTGCTGGATGAAAACGTATCAAATTGGTTAAAAGCCAGCCCAAAACTCCTGCAACTGGTCAGTGCGCCGGTGCTGATCAGTACCATTGATTATCTCATGCCCGCAACTGAGGGAGCAAGAGGTGGGCGCCAAATTGCGCCCATGCTGCGCCTAATGACTTCTGACCTGGTACTGGATGAGCCGGATGATTTTGGATTGGAAGACCTGCCTGCACTTTGTCGGCTTGTTCACTGGGCAGGTCTGTTAGGCTCACGTGTGCTGCTTTCTTCGGCCACTTTGCCACCATCATTGGTTGAAGCTCTGTTTTCTGCCTATAAGGCAGGTAGATGCAGCTATCTGCAAGCCAGGGGCGAACCATCAGAACAATCCAATGTTATTCCCTGTGCTTGGTTTGATGAATTTAATTCAACCAGCCATACTCTAAGTAATGAGCAGGATTTTGCGGTAGCTCATAATGACTTTGTCACAAGCAGAATTAAGGAACTGGTAAAAAAACAGCAAAAAGAAGCACCCTTGCGCTGGGGTCAGCTCCTGGATGTCAGCAGTGAGTCCCTCTCTTCGGAAAAGGTGGCACAAAGTTTGGCAGATTCTTTCCAGCGGGCGCTGCTTGAATTACATGACCAGCACAAGCAACCTTCTGGTGGAAAGGCTGCAGGCAAAGAGGTTTCCTTTGGGTTGATTCGCATGGCCAACATCAACCCCTTGGTTGCCGTAGCACAAAAGCTCTTCGCAAAACCTCTGCCTGAGAACTATAGATTGCACTTTTGTGTCTATCATGGCCAATACCCGCTATTGATACGTTCACGCATTGAAAAGTTTCTGGATGAAATTCTTAACCGCAATGAGCCTGAAAAAGTCTGGGAAAACCCGATGATTGCCGATGCCCTGAAGCAAGGCAATGAAACCCAACATATCTTCATTGTTCTCGGTTCGGCAGTTACAGAAGTGGGGCGTGATCATGACTATGACTGGGCCATTGCTGAACCCAGCTCCATGCGCTCACTCATCCAGTTGGCAGGTCGCATTCAACGCCATCGGCAAAATGCACCGCAGCACCCTAACCTGCTTATACCCAGAAAGAACTTTAAAGCCCTGCAAAACAAAAAACCGGCTTACTCGAAACCCGGCTTTGAATCACAAGACTTCCCATTGTTATCTCATGACTTGGAAGTTATTCTGGAAGAAAGTCAATACAAGCATATCAATGCCACACCAAGGCTCTTGCGCCGAAAAAACCACACTCCAGCCAGTAATCTCGTTGACCTGGAGCACGAACACTTGGCTGCCAAGCTCTTTGGTTCAGAGAAACAGGCTGAATATAAAGTGGGCCCAGTTGTCCAGACATATTTCGAGGAAGTTTAA
- a CDS encoding IS5 family transposase (programmed frameshift) produces MSKVQSWEVSDAFWQRVEPLLPIQQRDLDKVYKRKPGGGRKRLNPRKAFSGIVYVLRTGCQWKAIPKEQFGCASAVHKYFIEWSKAGVFEAIWRQGLAEYDEMEGIAWEWQSIDGGMYKAPMALETVGKNPTDRGKNGSKRHVLVDGRGVPLSIVVTGANRHDVSQLEAVLDGVVFEKPAEQEQHLCADCGYKGKQALSSILQRGYIPHVKQRKEEIEDKKRDPSKKARRWIVEASISWFNRFRKIHVRFEKLEVTHYGLTCLAAAIITYRKIGVIYG; encoded by the exons ATGTCTAAAGTGCAATCATGGGAAGTCTCAGATGCTTTCTGGCAAAGAGTTGAGCCTTTGCTGCCAATCCAGCAAAGAGATCTTGACAAGGTCTACAAGCGCAAGCCTGGTGGTGGGCGCAAGCGACTTAACCCCAGGAAGGCGTTTTCCGGCATTGTCTATGTTCTGCGCACCGGTTGTCAGTGGAAAGCGATACCCAAGGAGCAGTTTGGTTGCGCCAGTGCCGTGCACAAGTACTTCATTGAGTGGAGTAAGGCCGGTGTATTCGAAGCTATTTGGCGTCAAGGGCTGGCTGAGTACGACGAGATGGAGGGAATTGCCTGGGAGTGGCAAAGCATAGATGGCGGAATGTACAAAGCACCAATGGCTCTTGAAACCGTAGGGAAGAACCCGACGGATCGGGGA AAAAACGGGAGCAAGCGTCATGTCCTGGTGGACGGTCGTGGCGTCCCGTTGTCCATCGTCGTAACCGGAGCGAACCGGCATGATGTGAGCCAGCTTGAAGCTGTTCTTGATGGCGTAGTCTTCGAGAAGCCTGCAGAGCAGGAGCAGCATCTTTGCGCAGATTGTGGCTACAAGGGAAAGCAGGCGCTCAGCAGCATTCTTCAGCGCGGATACATACCCCATGTAAAGCAGCGAAAAGAAGAGATCGAGGACAAGAAGCGTGACCCATCAAAGAAGGCGAGGCGCTGGATAGTGGAAGCATCTATTTCCTGGTTCAACCGTTTCAGGAAGATTCATGTGCGCTTTGAGAAGCTTGAGGTCACTCACTACGGGTTGACGTGTCTTGCGGCAGCCATAATCACATACAGGAAAATCGGCGTAATTTATGGATAA
- the cas3f gene encoding type I-F CRISPR-associated helicase Cas3f, which yields MNVLIVSQCSKNALVETRRILDQFAERKGDRTWQTAITMQGLETLRRMLRKKARRNTAVACHWIRGRNHSELMWIVGDASQFNSEGAVPTNITSRDILRREDENDWNTLDALALLASIAGLFHDFGKANKRFQDKLNPKKKKKPLSEPLRHEWISLRLFMAFIDDLEDMEWLEKLNLVSPEMEQDLLEKLEKDISVRPKAPLKKLAQHQPLALTVAWLIVSHHRLPVFPKDHAQIVPYLDEIDEWLTDDFNAGWNSPQLYRSDWGPVEWQGVWDFPHGTPLRSKIWRSKACSLAKRALKANSLKSHPGLSDLYTSHLARMVLTLADHIYSASQPTAAWQDKSYKAHANTDRKTEQLKQKLDEHNLGVAHHAYLLARRLPDLSKQLPAITRVKALSKRVTLNRFRWQDKAYDLAKSLGPRSEKQGFFGINLASTGCGKTFANASIMYGLANEKRGCRFNVALGLRTLTLQTGDAFKEKLRLDKEDLATLELIHKLRRFSCM from the coding sequence ATGAATGTTTTGATTGTATCCCAGTGCAGCAAAAATGCGCTTGTTGAGACACGGCGCATCCTTGACCAGTTTGCCGAGCGCAAAGGGGATCGCACCTGGCAGACGGCTATAACCATGCAGGGACTTGAGACCCTGCGCCGCATGTTGCGGAAAAAAGCCCGACGCAATACTGCCGTTGCCTGCCACTGGATTCGGGGTCGCAATCACAGCGAGCTTATGTGGATTGTCGGTGATGCCAGTCAGTTCAACAGTGAAGGAGCAGTGCCAACAAACATTACCAGTCGCGATATTCTGCGCAGAGAGGATGAAAATGATTGGAACACCCTCGATGCCTTAGCTTTACTGGCATCTATTGCGGGACTATTCCATGATTTTGGTAAAGCCAATAAACGTTTTCAGGACAAGCTCAACCCCAAAAAGAAGAAAAAACCACTGAGTGAACCCCTAAGACATGAATGGATTTCTTTGCGCCTCTTTATGGCCTTTATTGATGACCTGGAAGACATGGAGTGGCTAGAAAAGCTCAACTTGGTTTCACCTGAAATGGAACAAGATCTGCTGGAGAAACTTGAAAAAGACATTAGTGTTCGCCCCAAAGCCCCTTTGAAGAAATTGGCTCAACACCAGCCTCTGGCGTTAACTGTTGCCTGGTTGATCGTCAGCCATCATCGACTACCCGTATTCCCTAAAGATCACGCCCAGATTGTTCCTTATCTTGATGAAATAGATGAATGGCTGACTGATGACTTCAATGCTGGTTGGAATTCACCCCAGCTTTATCGGAGTGACTGGGGACCAGTAGAATGGCAAGGTGTGTGGGACTTCCCACATGGTACTCCTCTGCGCAGTAAGATTTGGCGTAGCAAGGCTTGCAGTTTGGCAAAAAGAGCACTGAAAGCCAACAGCTTGAAAAGTCATCCTGGCTTAAGCGATCTCTATACCAGTCACCTTGCCAGAATGGTGTTAACTTTGGCTGACCATATTTATTCAGCCAGCCAGCCTACAGCAGCTTGGCAAGACAAATCTTATAAAGCCCATGCTAATACAGACCGCAAAACAGAACAACTCAAGCAAAAGTTGGATGAGCATAATCTGGGAGTGGCTCACCATGCTTACCTTCTGGCACGCCGACTCCCTGATCTTTCCAAACAACTCCCTGCCATCACCCGTGTTAAAGCCTTGAGTAAACGAGTCACCTTGAACCGCTTTCGCTGGCAGGACAAAGCCTATGATCTGGCAAAAAGTCTTGGCCCTCGTTCAGAAAAGCAGGGTTTTTTTGGTATCAATCTGGCTTCAACGGGATGTGGGAAAACCTTTGCCAATGCAAGCATCATGTATGGACTTGCTAATGAGAAACGTGGCTGCCGCTTCAATGTAGCCCTGGGACTGAGAACCCTTACCCTGCAAACAGGTGATGCTTTCAAAGAAAAACTGAGACTAGACAAAGAGGATCTGGCAACCTTAGAACTTATCCATAAATTACGCCGATTTTCCTGTATGTGA
- the cas1f gene encoding type I-F CRISPR-associated endonuclease Cas1f: MDQISPTDLKSILHSKRANIYLLEHCRVLVNGGRVEYVTDAGKRSMYWNIPIANTTTLLLSTGTSITQAAMRELSKAGVLVGFCGGGGTPLFSANEMDIEVAWFCPQSEYRPTEYLQAWVSFWFDDAKRLEAAKIIQHTRIDRIKKHWLKNRQLEQAGFSPDGESLKRALDKADASIDKAPDTNSLLTQEARLTKELFKIAANTTDYGEFIRAKKGSGSDPANRFLDHGNYLAYGLGATAAWVLGLPHGLAVLHGKTRRGGLVFDIADLIKDAMILPQAFLSAMQGHSEQEFRQACIETLTQHEALDFMIDTVKMIATQEGKGTT, translated from the coding sequence ATGGATCAGATTTCTCCTACAGACTTGAAGAGTATTCTTCACTCAAAACGGGCAAATATCTACTTGTTGGAGCACTGTCGAGTTCTCGTTAACGGTGGGCGAGTCGAATATGTGACGGACGCTGGTAAACGCTCCATGTACTGGAATATCCCCATTGCCAACACCACAACCCTGCTGCTGAGCACTGGCACGTCTATCACACAGGCAGCGATGCGTGAACTTTCCAAGGCTGGTGTGCTTGTCGGGTTTTGCGGTGGCGGTGGTACCCCTCTTTTCAGTGCCAATGAAATGGATATTGAAGTGGCGTGGTTCTGTCCTCAAAGCGAGTATCGGCCAACTGAGTATCTTCAGGCCTGGGTTAGCTTTTGGTTTGATGATGCTAAACGCCTTGAAGCAGCCAAAATAATTCAACACACCAGGATTGACCGCATAAAGAAACACTGGCTGAAAAATCGTCAGTTGGAACAGGCTGGGTTTTCACCGGATGGAGAGTCATTGAAAAGAGCTCTTGATAAGGCCGATGCAAGTATTGATAAGGCCCCCGATACAAACTCACTCCTGACTCAAGAGGCAAGACTCACCAAGGAACTCTTTAAAATTGCAGCCAATACCACAGACTATGGTGAATTTATACGAGCAAAAAAAGGCAGTGGAAGTGATCCCGCCAATCGTTTTCTGGATCATGGAAACTATCTGGCCTACGGTCTGGGGGCAACCGCAGCCTGGGTATTGGGGCTTCCCCATGGCCTTGCCGTTTTACATGGAAAAACGCGACGTGGTGGATTGGTATTTGATATCGCGGATTTGATTAAAGATGCCATGATATTACCCCAGGCTTTTCTTTCTGCCATGCAGGGGCATAGTGAGCAGGAATTTCGGCAGGCATGTATTGAAACACTCACCCAGCATGAAGCGCTCGATTTCATGATTGATACCGTCAAAATGATAGCCACTCAAGAAGGCAAGGGAACTACATGA